The following coding sequences lie in one Saccharopolyspora hordei genomic window:
- a CDS encoding siderophore-interacting protein, giving the protein MGTADRLRHSRPPARDLEVLRTAELSPSMRRITLGGEELEGFLDQHTGPNIKVFVPRQGQERPVLPVLDEETGRYRWPEPHVRPTMRTYTVRRYDEARGELDVDFVMHGAHGVASNWARNARPGDHLGVMGPGGKTCRAADYYLLVGDETALPAISAIVEGLPPTARGQVLVEIGDPADQQHVECPPDLQWTWLHRDGVPAGRSRQLVDAVQQLDVPADVDVSAWVAGESSIVHGIRRHLRTDRGMDAGSVLAIGYWKHGLAETEYHDKHNHDRD; this is encoded by the coding sequence ATGGGTACCGCGGACCGACTCCGGCACAGCCGGCCCCCAGCGCGCGATCTCGAGGTGCTGCGCACCGCTGAGCTGAGCCCGTCGATGCGGCGGATCACCCTGGGCGGCGAGGAGCTCGAGGGCTTCCTGGACCAGCACACCGGGCCGAACATCAAGGTGTTCGTGCCGCGGCAGGGCCAGGAGCGACCGGTGCTCCCGGTGCTGGACGAGGAGACCGGCCGCTACCGCTGGCCCGAACCGCACGTGCGCCCGACCATGCGCACCTACACCGTCCGCCGCTACGACGAGGCCCGCGGTGAGCTCGACGTGGACTTCGTGATGCACGGAGCGCACGGGGTGGCCTCCAACTGGGCTCGCAACGCGCGGCCCGGTGACCACCTCGGCGTGATGGGGCCCGGCGGCAAGACCTGCCGGGCCGCCGACTACTACCTGCTGGTCGGCGACGAGACCGCGCTGCCCGCGATCTCCGCCATCGTCGAGGGGCTGCCGCCCACCGCGCGCGGCCAGGTCCTGGTCGAGATCGGTGACCCGGCCGACCAGCAGCACGTCGAGTGCCCGCCGGACCTGCAGTGGACCTGGCTGCACCGCGACGGCGTCCCGGCCGGCCGCTCCCGGCAGCTCGTCGACGCCGTCCAGCAGCTCGACGTGCCCGCCGACGTGGACGTCTCTGCCTGGGTGGCCGGGGAGTCCAGCATCGTCCACGGGATCCGCCGCCACCTGCGCACCGATCGCGGCATGGACGCCGGCTCCGTGCTCGCCATCGGCTACTGGAAGCACGGGCTCGCCGAGACCGAGTACCACGACAAGCACAACCACGACCGGGACTGA
- a CDS encoding DHA2 family efflux MFS transporter permease subunit produces MSPQVAVCVCYVAAMFMNGMDATIVNVALPAIAAEFGVPPSATSAVNVGYLVSLAVCIPVSGWLGDRFGTKRVFLSAFGVFVLASALCGVAAELPQLVLARVLQGAGGGVMSPVALTMLFRAYPPEQRIRLSRVLLVPTAVAPALGPVLGGFFVEDLTWRWGFYVNLPVGALALVFGALLLVEHVEAGQKRFDAVGLALAAPGLGLVMYALESVGRHGPGSPHTWAAGGAGLVCLALLVRTQLRARAPMLDLGLFGDASFRRASLVLFLCVSGFLGTLYGFTLMFQGELGASAWETGLVTLPKAIGLMIASQLVGWAHRRFGARRVIATAMLGAACSFLLLNAISAGELWFAAFVQLLTGFFVGAASAELQVVAFTTISASATGGASTLFTVQRQVGSALGVALTACVLAGAPGLDGYHLAMAVSAGLALVGAALALRLAEQAPVREPAAAAPRTRITGGRRREI; encoded by the coding sequence GTGAGTCCCCAGGTCGCGGTGTGCGTCTGCTACGTCGCGGCGATGTTCATGAACGGCATGGACGCCACCATCGTCAACGTGGCGCTGCCCGCCATCGCCGCCGAGTTCGGCGTGCCGCCCAGCGCGACCTCGGCCGTCAACGTCGGGTACCTGGTCAGCCTCGCGGTGTGCATCCCGGTGTCCGGCTGGCTCGGCGACCGGTTCGGCACCAAGCGGGTGTTCCTCAGCGCCTTCGGGGTGTTCGTGCTGGCGTCGGCGCTGTGCGGGGTGGCCGCGGAGCTGCCGCAGCTGGTGCTCGCGCGGGTGCTGCAGGGCGCGGGCGGCGGCGTGATGAGCCCCGTCGCGCTGACCATGCTGTTCCGCGCCTACCCACCGGAGCAGCGGATCCGGTTGTCCCGGGTGCTGCTGGTGCCGACCGCGGTGGCCCCCGCGCTCGGTCCGGTGCTGGGCGGGTTCTTCGTCGAGGACCTCACGTGGCGGTGGGGCTTCTACGTGAACCTGCCGGTCGGCGCGCTGGCGCTGGTGTTCGGCGCGCTGCTGCTGGTCGAGCACGTCGAGGCCGGCCAGAAGCGCTTCGACGCCGTGGGCCTCGCGCTGGCCGCGCCCGGGCTCGGGCTGGTGATGTACGCGCTGGAGTCGGTCGGGCGGCACGGCCCGGGCTCGCCGCACACCTGGGCTGCCGGGGGCGCCGGGCTGGTCTGCCTGGCGCTGCTGGTGCGGACCCAGCTGCGCGCGCGGGCGCCGATGCTGGACCTGGGGCTGTTCGGCGACGCGTCGTTCCGCCGGGCGAGCCTGGTGCTGTTCCTGTGCGTGTCCGGGTTCCTCGGCACGCTCTACGGCTTCACGCTGATGTTCCAGGGGGAACTGGGCGCCTCGGCCTGGGAGACCGGGCTGGTGACGCTGCCGAAGGCGATCGGGCTGATGATCGCCTCCCAGCTGGTCGGCTGGGCGCACCGCCGGTTCGGCGCGCGCCGGGTGATCGCGACCGCCATGCTCGGTGCGGCGTGCTCGTTCCTGCTGCTCAACGCGATCAGCGCGGGTGAGCTGTGGTTCGCCGCGTTCGTCCAGCTGCTCACCGGGTTCTTCGTGGGCGCGGCGTCCGCCGAGCTGCAGGTCGTCGCCTTCACCACGATCAGCGCCTCCGCCACCGGCGGGGCCTCGACGCTGTTCACCGTGCAGCGGCAGGTGGGGTCCGCGCTCGGCGTGGCGCTGACGGCCTGCGTGCTGGCCGGTGCGCCCGGCCTCGACGGCTACCACCTGGCGATGGCGGTGTCGGCCGGCCTCGCGCTGGTCGGGGCCGCGCTGGCGCTGCGCCTCGCCGAGCAGGCGCCGGTGCGCGAACCCGCCGCGGCGGCGCCGCGGACGCGGATCACGGGCGGGCGGCGCCGAGAGATCTGA
- a CDS encoding MbtH family protein, producing MTNPFEDPAGEYYALINDQDQYSLWPSAIEVPAGWTVAHGPADRQSCVDHIEVNWTDMRPAR from the coding sequence ATGACGAACCCGTTCGAGGACCCGGCCGGCGAGTACTACGCCCTGATCAACGACCAGGACCAGTACTCGCTGTGGCCGAGCGCGATCGAGGTGCCTGCCGGGTGGACCGTCGCGCACGGCCCGGCCGACCGCCAGTCCTGTGTGGACCACATCGAGGTGAACTGGACCGACATGCGGCCCGCGCGCTGA
- a CDS encoding amino acid adenylation domain-containing protein, with amino-acid sequence MPGRDDQLLPLSAAQAGIWFAQQLDRGNPIFNTAERVEVHGPVDPERFAAALRRAVAETEALRVRVCAEEAELGQVIEEPAEFELPVVDCTTAADPESRAHAWMRADLREPVDLTRGQDGRLWSAALFKLGEQRWWWYQRIHHVAIDGYGFSIFIRRVAELYTDPDAGPSPFGSLQALLDDERQYRESAKCERDTRYWRERFADRPDVVSLAESARPTAHDFHRQTAESGAGTALAAAAEEARTIWSDALIAAFGAYLHRMTGAGDVVLGLPVMGRLGSVALRVPGMVVNVLPLRLRITAATTRAELVAQVRAAVRELRTHQRTRSEDLRRDLGLLGSDRPLFGPMVNIKAFDYELRFGDSPATVHNVAAGPVEDLTVAVYHDDGRLRFEFDANPDRYGEAELTAHRERFLRFLDRFARCSGDTAIGRIDLLSAEERTRVLEEWNAPGVELADLPPATLPELFEQQVERTPDAVAVTAGDEQLTYEELNARANQLAHHLIDLGVGPEQLVALALPRSAELVVALVAVLKAGAAYLPLDPGHPAERIAHIVGDAQPSVLISDAEHAARLPADIPSVLLDDPTARAEVARHSQRDPKPGERGPLTSEHAAYVIYTSGSTGQPKGVSISHHNVVRLFRATDHWFSFGGDDVWTLFHSYAFDFSVWELWGALLHGGRLVVVPHEVSRSPREFRRLLVRERVTVLNQTPSAFYQLAQADREDPEGELALRVVIFGGEALELSRLDDWYRRHPETPRLVNMYGITETTVHVSYVELDRERVARRDGSVIGRAIPDLRVYLLDSQLQPVPPGVVGELYVAGEGLARGYLGQRGLTAQRFVADPYGAPGTRMYRSGDLGRWRPDGSIEFIGRADHQVKVRGFRIELGEVEANLAAHPQVRQAAVVVREDQPGDKRLVGYTVGTAGSAELRSYLAERLPGYMVPAAFVAVDEIPLTANGKLDVRALPAPEFGGDAAGRGPRNAVEAALCRLFAEVLGVREVGIDDGFFDLGGHSLLAARLLARVRAELGAELTIRSLFDHPTVAGLAEQLGTGARRPELRRVERPERIPLSFAQQRLWFLNRLEGPSATYNMPLVLRMTGELDVAALRAALGDVVRRHESLRTVFPDEQGEPRQDVLDVVPELTVVETSDVDAELHAAARRGFDLAVEPPIRTTLFETGEEHVLLVLLHHVTGDEWSIRPLVRDLSTAYAARVRGAAPEWDELPVQYVDYALWQRELLGDESDPTSLAGRQLEFWRTALAGLPDQLELPTDFPRPAVSSHQGDSVRFELDADLHQRVRQLAAEHQASVFMVLQAGLAALLTRLGAGTDIPIGSPVAGRGDDALDDLVGFFVNSLVLRTDTSGEPGFGELVDRVRQVDLAAFDNADLPFERLAEVLNPARSLSRHPLFQVMLAHWSATDAVTADLPGLRTEVSTADPGAAKFDLAFSLSERPDGGVDGLVQYSTDLFTRRTVDDLAARFVRLLDAAVADPATPVGRLDVLGADERQRVLAWGDASSQVREPAGTFPELFARSVERDPDKPALVFEDVELSYRELDRRVTEQAQLLVEHGVGPGDIVGVLLPRSPELVIGLLAAMRAGAAYLALDPDYPLERLRHMVTDARPRLVLTDDLDADLPVALLSCHDRPQGGWQLPTPRLDDAAYVIYTSGSTGTPKGVVVPHRGIAKLLATQRERVGVTADSRVLQFASPSFDVAFWEMCMGLLSGGTLVVVPADRRVPGEPLAEYARRHRVTHLAIGPSVMGMFPPDTELPPGATLLCGAEKVPSDLVLRWARELRMLNCYGPTEATVNTTLWECDPDAVGSSVPIGVPDPGTRLHVLDAQLQPVPPGVVGELYVSGLGLAHGYLNRPGLTAERFVADPFGPPGSRMYRTGDLVRWRADGTLDFAGRADDQVKVRGFRIELGEVEAVLARHPDVAQVAAVVREDTPGDKRLVAYVVGGGDAAELRRHVAEALPDHMVPAAVVHVDALPLMPNGKLDRRALPAPDLGEAVGSAMPRNPTEEVLCELFAEVLGLPRVGVEDSFFDLGGHSLLAAKLIGRIRDALGVKVNVGSLFAAPTVAGLAERIDHGGDRDALEILLPLRTGGSKPPLFCVHPAAGLAWPFSRLLKHIDSERPVYGIQSRGLAEPRPVAASLSEMAAEYLEHVRQVQPHGPYHFLGWSFGGVVAHEMSTHLQAQGEEVRMLCMLDSYPKDVWDELPTEEEALKALLHMAGYDLAEFEDRPLTRDDVMAVLSAEGSALANLEPHTITAIIDGFANCAVLENEADHDKFRGDVLFFTATVNPAKASLTAQMWEPYVDGEVRNHDIACEHKDMTQPGPLAEIAAVVDRELHEVDR; translated from the coding sequence ATGCCGGGTCGAGACGACCAGCTGTTGCCGCTGTCGGCTGCGCAGGCGGGGATCTGGTTCGCCCAACAGCTTGACCGGGGCAACCCGATCTTCAACACCGCTGAACGCGTGGAGGTCCACGGGCCCGTGGACCCGGAGCGGTTCGCCGCCGCGCTGCGGCGCGCCGTCGCCGAGACCGAGGCGCTGCGCGTCCGGGTCTGCGCCGAGGAGGCGGAGCTCGGGCAGGTCATCGAGGAGCCCGCCGAGTTCGAGCTGCCGGTGGTGGACTGCACCACCGCCGCCGACCCCGAGTCGCGCGCGCACGCCTGGATGCGCGCCGACCTGCGCGAACCGGTGGACCTCACGCGCGGGCAGGACGGGCGGCTGTGGAGCGCCGCGCTGTTCAAGCTCGGCGAGCAGCGCTGGTGGTGGTACCAGCGGATCCACCACGTGGCCATCGACGGCTACGGGTTCTCGATCTTCATCCGGCGGGTCGCGGAACTCTACACCGACCCGGACGCCGGCCCCTCGCCGTTCGGCTCGCTGCAGGCGCTGCTCGACGACGAGCGGCAGTACCGGGAGTCGGCGAAGTGCGAGCGCGACACCCGGTACTGGCGGGAGCGCTTCGCCGACCGGCCCGACGTGGTGTCGCTGGCCGAGAGCGCGCGGCCCACCGCGCACGACTTCCACCGGCAGACCGCCGAGTCCGGGGCCGGGACCGCGCTGGCCGCGGCGGCCGAGGAAGCCCGCACGATCTGGTCGGACGCGCTCATCGCCGCCTTCGGCGCCTACCTGCACCGCATGACCGGGGCCGGGGACGTGGTGCTGGGCCTGCCGGTGATGGGGCGGCTCGGCTCGGTGGCGCTGCGGGTACCGGGCATGGTCGTCAACGTGCTGCCGCTGCGGTTGCGGATCACCGCGGCCACCACGCGCGCGGAGCTGGTCGCGCAGGTGCGCGCGGCCGTGCGGGAGCTGCGCACGCACCAGCGCACCCGCAGCGAGGACCTGCGCCGCGACCTCGGCCTGCTGGGCTCGGACCGGCCGCTGTTCGGGCCGATGGTCAACATCAAGGCCTTCGACTACGAGCTGCGGTTCGGCGACAGCCCGGCCACCGTGCACAACGTCGCCGCCGGGCCGGTCGAGGACCTGACCGTCGCGGTCTACCACGACGACGGGCGGCTGCGGTTCGAGTTCGACGCCAACCCCGACCGCTACGGCGAGGCCGAGCTCACCGCGCACCGCGAGCGGTTCCTGCGGTTCCTCGACCGGTTCGCGCGGTGCTCGGGGGACACCGCGATCGGCCGGATCGACCTGCTCTCCGCCGAGGAGCGCACCCGGGTCCTGGAGGAGTGGAACGCCCCGGGCGTCGAGCTCGCGGACCTGCCGCCCGCGACGCTGCCGGAGCTGTTCGAGCAGCAGGTGGAGCGGACGCCGGACGCGGTGGCGGTCACCGCCGGCGACGAGCAGCTCACCTACGAGGAGCTCAACGCGCGGGCCAACCAGCTCGCGCACCACCTGATCGACCTGGGCGTCGGCCCCGAGCAACTGGTGGCGCTGGCGCTGCCGCGGTCGGCGGAGCTGGTGGTGGCGCTGGTGGCGGTGCTCAAGGCCGGGGCGGCGTACCTCCCGCTGGACCCCGGGCACCCGGCCGAGCGGATCGCCCACATCGTCGGCGACGCCCAGCCCAGCGTGCTGATCAGCGACGCCGAGCACGCCGCGCGGCTGCCCGCGGACATCCCCTCGGTCCTGCTGGACGACCCGACGGCGCGGGCGGAGGTCGCCCGGCACTCGCAGCGCGACCCCAAGCCCGGCGAGCGCGGGCCGCTGACCTCCGAGCACGCCGCGTACGTGATCTACACCTCGGGTTCGACCGGCCAGCCCAAGGGCGTGTCGATCTCGCACCACAACGTGGTCCGGTTGTTCCGCGCCACCGACCACTGGTTCTCCTTCGGCGGTGACGACGTCTGGACCCTGTTCCACTCCTACGCCTTCGACTTCTCGGTGTGGGAGCTGTGGGGCGCGCTGCTGCACGGCGGTCGGCTGGTGGTGGTCCCGCACGAGGTCAGCCGGTCGCCGCGGGAGTTCCGGCGGTTGCTGGTCCGGGAGCGGGTGACCGTGCTCAACCAGACCCCGTCGGCCTTCTACCAGCTCGCCCAGGCGGACCGGGAGGACCCGGAGGGCGAGCTCGCGCTGCGCGTGGTCATCTTCGGCGGTGAGGCGCTGGAACTGTCCAGGTTGGACGACTGGTACCGGCGGCACCCCGAGACGCCCAGGCTCGTCAACATGTACGGGATCACCGAGACCACCGTGCACGTGTCCTACGTGGAGCTGGACCGCGAGAGGGTGGCCCGCCGCGACGGCAGCGTCATCGGCCGCGCCATCCCGGACCTGCGGGTCTACCTGCTGGACTCGCAGCTGCAGCCGGTGCCGCCCGGCGTGGTGGGCGAGCTGTACGTGGCCGGCGAGGGCCTGGCGCGCGGGTACCTCGGGCAGCGCGGGCTCACCGCGCAGCGCTTCGTCGCCGACCCGTACGGCGCCCCGGGCACCCGCATGTACCGCTCCGGGGACCTGGGGCGGTGGCGGCCGGACGGCAGCATCGAGTTCATCGGCCGCGCCGACCACCAGGTCAAGGTGCGCGGGTTCCGCATCGAGCTGGGGGAGGTCGAGGCGAACCTCGCGGCGCACCCGCAGGTCCGGCAGGCCGCCGTCGTGGTGCGCGAGGACCAGCCCGGCGACAAGCGGTTGGTCGGCTACACCGTCGGCACCGCCGGGTCCGCGGAACTGCGGTCGTACCTGGCCGAGCGGCTGCCCGGCTACATGGTGCCCGCGGCGTTCGTGGCGGTGGACGAGATCCCGTTGACCGCCAACGGGAAGCTCGACGTGCGCGCGTTGCCCGCGCCCGAGTTCGGCGGTGACGCCGCGGGGCGCGGACCCCGCAACGCGGTCGAGGCCGCGCTGTGCCGGTTGTTCGCCGAGGTGCTCGGCGTGCGCGAGGTCGGCATCGACGACGGGTTCTTCGACCTGGGCGGGCACTCGCTGCTGGCGGCCCGGTTGCTGGCGCGGGTGCGCGCCGAGCTCGGCGCCGAGCTGACCATCCGCAGCCTCTTCGACCACCCCACCGTCGCCGGGCTCGCCGAACAGCTGGGCACCGGGGCGCGGCGGCCGGAGCTGCGGCGCGTCGAGCGGCCCGAGCGGATCCCGCTGTCCTTCGCCCAGCAGCGCCTGTGGTTCCTCAACCGCTTGGAGGGGCCCAGTGCCACGTACAACATGCCGCTGGTGCTGCGGATGACCGGCGAGCTGGACGTGGCGGCGCTGCGCGCGGCCCTCGGTGACGTCGTGCGTCGGCACGAGAGCCTGCGCACCGTCTTCCCCGACGAGCAGGGCGAACCGCGCCAGGACGTGCTCGACGTCGTCCCGGAGCTGACCGTGGTCGAGACGTCCGATGTGGACGCTGAGCTGCACGCCGCGGCGCGGCGCGGCTTCGACCTGGCCGTGGAGCCGCCGATCCGGACCACGCTGTTCGAGACCGGCGAGGAGCACGTGCTGCTGGTGCTGCTGCACCACGTGACCGGGGACGAGTGGTCGATCCGGCCGCTGGTGCGCGACCTGTCCACCGCGTACGCGGCGCGGGTGCGGGGCGCGGCACCGGAGTGGGACGAGCTGCCCGTGCAGTACGTGGACTACGCGCTGTGGCAACGGGAACTGCTCGGCGACGAGTCCGACCCGACCAGCCTGGCCGGTCGGCAGCTGGAGTTCTGGCGCACCGCGCTGGCCGGGCTGCCCGACCAGCTGGAGCTGCCCACCGACTTCCCCCGCCCGGCGGTGTCCAGCCACCAGGGCGACTCGGTGCGCTTCGAGCTCGACGCGGACCTGCACCAGCGGGTGCGGCAGCTCGCCGCCGAGCACCAGGCCAGCGTGTTCATGGTGCTGCAGGCCGGGCTGGCCGCGCTGCTGACCCGGCTGGGCGCCGGGACCGACATCCCCATCGGGTCGCCGGTGGCCGGTCGCGGTGACGACGCGCTGGACGACCTCGTCGGGTTCTTCGTCAACAGCCTGGTGCTGCGCACCGACACCTCGGGCGAGCCCGGGTTCGGCGAGCTCGTCGACCGGGTCCGGCAGGTCGACCTGGCCGCCTTCGACAACGCCGACCTGCCCTTCGAGCGGCTGGCCGAGGTGCTCAACCCGGCGCGCTCGCTGTCCCGGCACCCGCTGTTCCAGGTCATGCTCGCCCACTGGAGCGCCACCGACGCCGTCACCGCGGACCTGCCGGGGCTGCGCACCGAGGTGAGCACCGCGGACCCGGGGGCGGCGAAGTTCGACCTGGCGTTCAGCCTCAGCGAGCGCCCCGACGGCGGGGTCGACGGGCTGGTGCAGTACAGCACCGACCTGTTCACCCGGCGCACCGTCGACGACCTGGCCGCGCGTTTCGTCCGGCTGCTCGACGCCGCGGTCGCCGACCCGGCCACCCCGGTCGGCCGCCTGGACGTGCTCGGCGCGGACGAGCGGCAGCGGGTGCTGGCCTGGGGCGACGCGTCCAGCCAGGTGCGGGAGCCGGCCGGGACGTTCCCCGAGCTGTTCGCGCGCAGCGTCGAGCGCGACCCGGACAAGCCGGCGCTGGTGTTCGAGGACGTCGAGCTCAGCTACCGCGAACTCGACCGGCGGGTCACCGAGCAGGCGCAGCTGCTGGTCGAGCACGGCGTCGGGCCCGGCGACATCGTCGGCGTCCTGCTGCCGCGCTCGCCCGAGCTGGTCATCGGGCTGCTGGCGGCGATGCGCGCCGGGGCCGCCTACCTGGCGCTGGACCCGGACTACCCGCTGGAGCGGCTGCGGCACATGGTCACCGACGCGCGGCCGCGGCTGGTGCTCACCGACGACCTCGACGCCGACCTGCCGGTGGCCCTGCTGAGCTGCCACGACCGGCCGCAGGGCGGCTGGCAGCTGCCCACCCCGCGGCTGGACGACGCGGCGTACGTCATCTACACCTCCGGCTCCACCGGGACGCCCAAGGGCGTGGTGGTGCCGCACCGGGGCATCGCCAAGCTGCTGGCCACCCAGCGCGAGCGGGTCGGCGTCACCGCCGACAGCCGGGTGCTGCAGTTCGCCTCGCCGAGCTTCGACGTGGCGTTCTGGGAGATGTGCATGGGGCTGCTCAGCGGCGGCACGCTCGTCGTGGTGCCCGCCGACCGGCGCGTGCCCGGTGAACCGCTCGCCGAGTACGCCCGGCGGCACCGGGTCACGCACCTGGCGATCGGCCCGTCGGTGATGGGCATGTTCCCGCCGGACACCGAGCTCCCGCCGGGCGCGACCCTGCTGTGCGGGGCCGAGAAGGTGCCGTCCGACCTGGTGCTGCGCTGGGCGCGCGAGCTGCGGATGCTCAACTGCTACGGGCCCACCGAAGCGACGGTCAACACCACGCTGTGGGAGTGCGACCCCGACGCCGTGGGCAGCTCGGTGCCGATCGGCGTGCCCGACCCCGGCACCCGCCTCCACGTGCTCGACGCGCAGCTGCAGCCGGTGCCGCCCGGGGTGGTCGGCGAGCTCTACGTCTCCGGGCTCGGCCTGGCCCACGGCTACCTCAACCGGCCCGGGCTGACCGCGGAACGCTTCGTCGCCGACCCGTTCGGGCCGCCCGGCTCCCGCATGTACCGCACCGGCGACCTGGTGCGCTGGCGCGCCGACGGGACGCTGGACTTCGCCGGCCGGGCCGACGACCAGGTCAAGGTGCGCGGTTTCCGCATCGAGCTCGGCGAGGTCGAGGCGGTGCTGGCCCGGCACCCGGACGTCGCGCAGGTCGCGGCCGTGGTGCGCGAGGACACCCCCGGCGACAAGCGGCTGGTGGCCTACGTGGTGGGCGGCGGCGACGCCGCCGAGCTGCGCAGGCACGTGGCCGAGGCGCTGCCGGACCACATGGTCCCGGCCGCCGTGGTGCACGTCGACGCGCTGCCGCTGATGCCCAACGGCAAGCTCGACCGCCGGGCGCTGCCCGCGCCCGACCTGGGCGAGGCGGTCGGGTCCGCGATGCCGCGCAACCCCACCGAGGAGGTCCTGTGCGAGCTGTTCGCCGAGGTCCTCGGGCTGCCGCGGGTCGGCGTCGAGGACAGCTTCTTCGACCTCGGTGGGCACTCCCTGCTGGCCGCCAAGCTCATCGGCCGCATCCGCGACGCGCTGGGCGTGAAGGTCAACGTCGGCAGCCTGTTCGCCGCGCCGACGGTCGCGGGGCTCGCCGAGCGGATCGACCACGGCGGCGACCGGGACGCGCTGGAGATCCTGCTGCCGCTGCGCACCGGCGGGAGCAAGCCGCCGCTGTTCTGCGTGCACCCGGCGGCCGGGCTGGCCTGGCCGTTCTCCCGGCTGCTCAAGCACATCGACAGCGAGCGGCCGGTCTACGGGATCCAGTCGCGCGGGCTGGCCGAGCCGAGGCCGGTCGCGGCCAGCCTGAGCGAGATGGCCGCCGAGTACCTCGAGCACGTCCGCCAGGTCCAGCCGCACGGGCCGTACCACTTCCTCGGCTGGTCCTTCGGCGGGGTCGTCGCGCACGAGATGAGCACCCACCTGCAGGCGCAGGGCGAGGAGGTGCGCATGCTGTGCATGCTCGACTCCTACCCGAAGGACGTGTGGGACGAGCTGCCCACCGAGGAGGAGGCGCTCAAGGCGCTGCTCCACATGGCCGGCTACGACCTCGCCGAGTTCGAGGACCGCCCGCTGACCAGGGACGACGTCATGGCGGTGCTGTCCGCCGAGGGCAGCGCGCTGGCCAACCTGGAACCGCACACCATCACCGCGATCATCGACGGCTTCGCCAACTGCGCGGTGCTGGAGAACGAGGCCGACCACGACAAGTTCCGCGGGGACGTGCTGTTCTTCACCGCCACCGTCAACCCGGCCAAGGCGTCGCTGACCGCGCAGATGTGGGAGCCCTACGTCGACGGCGAGGTGCGCAACCACGACATCGCCTGCGAGCACAAGGACATGACGCAACCCGGGCCGCTCGCCGAGATCGCCGCGGTCGTCGACCGCGAGCTCCACGAGGTGGACCGGTGA